AAACATAAAAATCCCACCAAATCTGCTCTGGTGGGATTTTCTGTTTTGGGGCTCATTTCTGAAAATGAGCCTGAAAACGTGTTTTAAGGAACGATGAACCTTACGGAAAGATACCCAAGGCTTGGTAGCTCACGCCAATCTTATCAATGGCCGAGTAGAAACCGGCGGTGCGGAGGTCGGTGATTTTGGGCACCTGGCGCATCACATCTCTAATTTGGTGGTAGGCGGTGATCATGGTGTCTTCCAGGCCGGAGTAGACCAAGTCACGTTCATCGGCGCCATGGATGATAAGGAGTTTTTCTTCGGCACTTAAGGATTTACCGGTGGACTTTTCAATGGTTTCTACCAAGCGCTTGAGGCTGGCTTCCTCAGCGCGTTTGCCCATGCGCCCGAAGCGTACGTTAGACAAATTCTTGAGCCACTCAAAGTAGGAAACGGTAACCCCGCCCGCGTTCAGGTACAAATCTGGGATGATCACCACGCCGCGCTCCAACAGAATACGCTCAGCTTCCTGGGTAACGGGGCCGTTGGCACCTTCGGCAATGATTTTGGCTTTGATGCGCGCAGCGTTGTCGCCGTGAATCACGTTCTCCAGGGCGGCGGGCAAGAGCACATCACAATCATGCTCCAGCAATTCCGCCGAGCTTTCCAGGAATACGCAGCCTTCATAACCTTTGAGGGTTTCGTTCTCTTTCCTGAACTTCATGACCGCTTCCACGTCAATTCCGTCTGGGTTGAAGATACCGCCTTCGCGTTCCGCAATACCCGTAATGATGGCGCCAGCCTGCTGACAGTAATGTGCGGCATGGTAGCCCACGTTCCCCAAACCCTGCACAATAATGCGCTTGCCTTGTATGCCCGTTGAAAGGCCCAGCGGTTTCATCAATTCAGTGTCTTCCAGGGTTTCACGCAGCCCGAAGAACACGCCCATACCGGTAGCCTCGGTCCGGCCTCTGATCCCGCCCTGGCCCACGGGCTTTCCGGTTACGCAGCCCAGCGCGTTGGTTTCACCGAATTTGAACGTGTGGTAGGTATCGGCAATCCAAGCCATTTCGCGGGCACCGGTTCCGTAGTCGGGTGCGGGCACGTCTAAGGCAGGGCCGATCAGATTCTTCTTGATCAACTCACTGGCGAAGCGGCGGGTCACTTTCTCCAGCAGTTCATCTGACGACGTGCGCGGGTTGATTTTCACGCCGCCCTTCGCGCCGCCAAACGGAACATCCACCACGGCGCACTTGAAGGTCATCAGCGTGGCCAGGGCCACCACTTCGTCCTCATCCACGTGCATGCTGTAGCGTATACCGCCTTTGGTGGGCAGCTTGTGGTGACTGTGCTGGGCACGTATGCCTTCATAGACCTGAATCTGCCCGTTGATCTCCACCGGAAAACTCACTTTGTACACGCTGTTGCAGATTTTGATCTGCGCCAGAATGCCAGGAGAAAGTTGGGAGTGCTGGGCGGCGTTGTCATAATAGTAATGCACGCTGTCCAGGAATTCGCGGCCGGGAGAAATGGGTAGACTCATAGTTTCTATGGGTTGGTGAATGATAGATAGAACGTACTAATACGCCAGGGCGTTGCTTAATCTAACAAGTGTTAGCAAGAGAAGAAAAGAAATTCCGTTTTTGGCCTCATTTACGGAAATGAGCCCCAAAACGAACCGCTACTCAGGCAACTATTGCTTTCTGCTGAATAATGCGGAAATTACACATTCCTTTATCATTACAACTCGCTTTTATGACTTCTATTTCATCTTTCGCCCGCACTGGCCTGGCCGCGCTGGGAATAGTCTTTGCCGGTTCTGCCGCGCAGGCGCAGGCCATTATCAAACAAGACCCTATCATCAAGACCCTAACCGAGCAGGTTTCTGCCCAGGAACTGGAGCGCCTGGTGCGCGGCCTGGTGAGCTTTGAGACCCGCCATTCATTGAGCACCACCAAAGACAAAAAGAAAGGCATTGGCGCGGCGCGTAACTGGGCAGAAGCCGAAATGCAGAAAGCCGCCGCCACTTCTGGCGGCCGCATGACCGTGACCCAAGACAAATACATCATTAAAGCCGACGGCCGCCGCATAAAAGAAGACATAGAGATGGCCAACGTAATGGCGACGCTCAAAGGCACCGACCCCACTGACGACCGCGTGTTTTTGGTGAGTGGCCACATTGACTCAAGAAATACCGACGTGATGGACGCCACCGGCAAAGCGCCCGGCGCCAATGATGACGGCTCAGGCACCGCGGCGGTGATTGAACTGGCCCGCGTCATGGCGAAGCAGCAATTCCCGGCTACCATTATTTTTGTCTGCGTGCAGGGCGAAGAGCAAGGTTTGTACGGGGCAAAGCACCTGGCCGAACGCGCCAAGAAAGAGAACTGGAATCTGGTGGCCATGCTCAACAATGACATGATCGGGAACTCGTTCTCAGACGAAACCAACCTCAAAGACAACACCCGCGTGCGCATTTTCTCTGAAGGCGTGCCTGCTCTGGAAACCCCTGAGATGACCGCCCTGCGCAAAAGCACCGGCGGCGAAAACGACAGCCGCAGCCGCCAACTGGCCCGTTACATGAAGGAAATGGGCGCGCGCTATATTCCGCAGTTAGAAGTGGTGTTGAACTACCGCACAGACCGTTTCCTGCGTGGCGGCGACCACACCCCGTTCAGCCAGGCTGGTTTTACGGCAGTGCGTGTCTGTGAGATGAACGAAAACTACCGCTACCAGCACCAGAACGTGCGCACAGAAAACGGCATTGCCTACGGCGATTTCCCGGAACACGTTGATTATGAATACGTGCGCAAGAACACCGCTTTGAACCTGGCCACCTTGGCAAATCTGGCATTGGCTCCCTATTCACCTGAAGAAGTGGGCGTAGTGACCAGCAACCTCACCAACCAAACCGAACTGCGCTGGAAGGCCCCTA
This region of Rufibacter sp. LB8 genomic DNA includes:
- a CDS encoding Glu/Leu/Phe/Val dehydrogenase, yielding MSLPISPGREFLDSVHYYYDNAAQHSQLSPGILAQIKICNSVYKVSFPVEINGQIQVYEGIRAQHSHHKLPTKGGIRYSMHVDEDEVVALATLMTFKCAVVDVPFGGAKGGVKINPRTSSDELLEKVTRRFASELIKKNLIGPALDVPAPDYGTGAREMAWIADTYHTFKFGETNALGCVTGKPVGQGGIRGRTEATGMGVFFGLRETLEDTELMKPLGLSTGIQGKRIIVQGLGNVGYHAAHYCQQAGAIITGIAEREGGIFNPDGIDVEAVMKFRKENETLKGYEGCVFLESSAELLEHDCDVLLPAALENVIHGDNAARIKAKIIAEGANGPVTQEAERILLERGVVIIPDLYLNAGGVTVSYFEWLKNLSNVRFGRMGKRAEEASLKRLVETIEKSTGKSLSAEEKLLIIHGADERDLVYSGLEDTMITAYHQIRDVMRQVPKITDLRTAGFYSAIDKIGVSYQALGIFP
- a CDS encoding M20/M25/M40 family metallo-hydrolase produces the protein MTSISSFARTGLAALGIVFAGSAAQAQAIIKQDPIIKTLTEQVSAQELERLVRGLVSFETRHSLSTTKDKKKGIGAARNWAEAEMQKAAATSGGRMTVTQDKYIIKADGRRIKEDIEMANVMATLKGTDPTDDRVFLVSGHIDSRNTDVMDATGKAPGANDDGSGTAAVIELARVMAKQQFPATIIFVCVQGEEQGLYGAKHLAERAKKENWNLVAMLNNDMIGNSFSDETNLKDNTRVRIFSEGVPALETPEMTALRKSTGGENDSRSRQLARYMKEMGARYIPQLEVVLNYRTDRFLRGGDHTPFSQAGFTAVRVCEMNENYRYQHQNVRTENGIAYGDFPEHVDYEYVRKNTALNLATLANLALAPYSPEEVGVVTSNLTNQTELRWKAPTKGEKPAGYYILMRETSAAMWEKKIYVDGTTTTLPYSKDNYFFAVQAVDAEGHESLPVMPKPIR